The following are encoded together in the Synergistaceae bacterium genome:
- the gltX gene encoding glutamate--tRNA ligase, producing MSEVRVRFAPSPTGALHIGGGHTALFNWLWARHCGGKFVLRIEDTDLVRSTKEYEQTIMSGMVWLGLDWDEGPDIGGNYGPYRQSERLDIYRDYANQLVDAGKAYRDGEAIIFRVEPGQDASFRDIVYGQIDVKSDGLREKDSDKLKDIVIIKSDGMPTYNYAVVVDDHLMRISHVIRGEDHISNTPKQILLYRALGWEVPEFAHLPMILGNDKKKLSKRHGATSIYEYRDMGYMPDSMFNFLALLGWSAGDDKEIFTREEAAKLFELSRVTKKSSVFDFDKLNHINQEHLKALAPDVRLSMVRPFWEEAGLPVAEVEAKRGVKYLEDSLTLMEGRGRTAKEMAEFSDYFVSFEPVKARWNAEGIDAEKLRPFMQAVFAGECKAGAMEEAARAWVGAHEGAKMKDYAMPLRFALTGMKVSPGIFEVAEHLGREECEARLKHYGLL from the coding sequence ATGTCTGAAGTAAGAGTACGTTTCGCACCCAGCCCCACAGGCGCGCTCCACATCGGCGGGGGGCATACGGCACTGTTCAACTGGCTGTGGGCAAGGCACTGCGGCGGAAAGTTCGTCCTGCGCATCGAGGATACTGACCTTGTGCGCTCGACGAAGGAATACGAGCAGACCATAATGTCCGGCATGGTGTGGCTCGGCCTCGACTGGGACGAAGGCCCGGACATCGGCGGAAACTACGGCCCCTACAGGCAGTCCGAACGCCTCGACATTTACCGCGATTACGCGAACCAGCTCGTTGATGCGGGGAAGGCATACCGCGACGGCGAAGCAATAATCTTCCGTGTTGAGCCGGGACAGGATGCGTCATTCAGGGATATAGTGTACGGACAGATAGACGTGAAGAGCGACGGCCTCAGGGAAAAAGACAGCGACAAGCTCAAGGACATAGTGATTATCAAGAGCGACGGAATGCCCACATACAACTATGCTGTTGTAGTTGATGACCACCTCATGAGGATTTCGCACGTCATACGCGGCGAGGATCACATCTCCAACACTCCGAAGCAGATTCTGCTTTACCGTGCGTTAGGCTGGGAAGTCCCGGAGTTCGCGCACCTGCCGATGATTCTCGGGAACGACAAGAAGAAGCTCAGCAAACGGCACGGCGCAACGAGCATCTACGAGTACCGGGACATGGGCTACATGCCGGACTCGATGTTCAACTTCCTTGCGCTTCTGGGATGGTCAGCAGGGGACGACAAGGAGATTTTCACGCGCGAGGAGGCCGCAAAGCTGTTCGAGCTTTCCCGCGTAACAAAGAAGTCATCCGTGTTCGACTTCGACAAGCTCAACCATATTAACCAGGAACACCTTAAGGCTCTTGCGCCGGATGTGAGGCTGTCGATGGTACGGCCTTTCTGGGAAGAAGCCGGGCTTCCTGTCGCTGAGGTTGAGGCAAAACGCGGGGTGAAGTACCTCGAGGACTCGTTGACCCTCATGGAAGGCAGAGGCAGGACGGCGAAGGAGATGGCGGAGTTCTCGGATTACTTCGTATCGTTCGAGCCCGTGAAGGCACGCTGGAACGCTGAGGGCATCGACGCGGAGAAGCTGAGGCCGTTCATGCAGGCGGTGTTTGCGGGAGAGTGCAAAGCAGGAGCGATGGAGGAGGCAGCCCGTGCGTGGGTTGGTGCTCACGAGGGCGCGAAGATGAAGGATTACGCAATGCCGTTGAGGTTCGCGCTTACGGGAATGAAGGTCAGCCCGGGCATCTTTGAGGTTGCCGAGCACTTGGGACGCGAAGAGTGCGAAGCTAGGCTGAAACACTACGGGTTGCTGTAA
- a CDS encoding 4Fe-4S cluster-binding domain-containing protein: MPKHLSSMLKNVERVTHIHGLHDSARKIYRCVRWSKAARSLKYLLTVSRVIPFRISNLVISTGQACSYKCRDCGNFAPYSPSKFMRYSFEELSGWMTMLAESVDSIRIVQIQGGEPFLYSELGKLIQFLRELRMGGGVLLLI, encoded by the coding sequence GTGCCCAAACATTTATCTTCAATGCTGAAGAATGTTGAACGTGTAACGCACATTCACGGGCTTCATGATTCGGCCAGAAAGATTTACCGTTGCGTGAGATGGAGCAAGGCAGCAAGAAGCCTGAAGTATCTTCTCACGGTCAGCCGCGTTATCCCATTCCGAATCAGCAATCTGGTAATCAGCACCGGCCAAGCCTGCAGCTACAAGTGCCGGGACTGCGGGAATTTCGCGCCATATTCACCCTCAAAGTTCATGCGTTACAGCTTTGAGGAACTCAGCGGATGGATGACCATGCTTGCGGAGAGCGTAGACAGCATCCGTATAGTACAGATTCAGGGCGGCGAACCCTTCCTGTATTCTGAGCTCGGGAAACTCATACAGTTTTTGCGTGAATTACGCATGGGGGGGGGGGTACTATTACTGATATAG
- a CDS encoding DUF1275 domain-containing protein: MQELKSDKQREKHNELHREFYLTCEKYYIFELLTIAGGMMGLYTYNLRGEVFSNAQTGNIVKMAAAFGRGEFGRAFYYFIPMTAYILGTILSEILPEKVKQTHFIRWDTLLVGIEIVVLFLIGFMPFTWPDQIAQVIINFLCAMQFNTFRQAEGVPMATTFVTNHVRQIGISLAGIIRRYEKNAEAQAELERHIGMRLPHMNRHHEPESEARAKIARHAKIILAFFAGGAIVTALSPYLLEKTIWLAIIPLSACFTVMLRSDLVYEKAMLDVTPHGH, translated from the coding sequence ATGCAGGAGCTTAAGAGCGACAAACAGCGCGAGAAACACAACGAGCTTCACAGAGAGTTCTACCTTACGTGCGAGAAGTACTACATCTTTGAGCTGCTCACAATCGCGGGCGGAATGATGGGGCTCTACACCTACAACCTCAGAGGCGAGGTTTTCTCCAACGCGCAGACGGGAAACATCGTGAAGATGGCGGCGGCTTTCGGACGCGGAGAGTTCGGGCGGGCGTTCTACTACTTCATTCCGATGACAGCATACATTCTCGGGACGATACTGTCGGAGATTCTGCCGGAGAAGGTCAAGCAGACGCACTTCATACGCTGGGATACTCTCCTTGTCGGGATTGAAATCGTCGTGCTGTTCCTGATAGGCTTCATGCCCTTCACGTGGCCGGATCAGATTGCGCAGGTCATCATCAACTTCCTGTGCGCAATGCAGTTCAACACTTTCCGGCAGGCTGAGGGCGTGCCAATGGCTACAACGTTCGTAACCAACCACGTCCGGCAGATAGGAATAAGCCTCGCGGGAATAATCCGGCGTTACGAGAAGAATGCGGAAGCTCAGGCAGAACTGGAGCGGCATATAGGCATGAGGCTTCCGCACATGAACCGCCACCACGAGCCCGAATCAGAAGCCCGCGCGAAAATTGCCCGCCACGCAAAGATTATCCTTGCGTTCTTCGCCGGAGGGGCAATAGTTACGGCACTGAGCCCGTACCTTCTGGAGAAAACCATATGGCTGGCGATTATACCTTTGAGCGCGTGTTTCACCGTAATGCTGAGGTCTGACCTCGTTTACGAGAAGGCGATGCTCGACGTTACGCCTCACGGGCATTAG
- a CDS encoding UvrD-helicase domain-containing protein — MTFTLPPGTPKGQAEAITANYPTITVEAGAGTGKTWVLTERYLRLLQEDDTLLPRDILTLTYTEAAAAEMKSRITSRIEEALDDFETPERRKAILDGLADLWISTIHSFAARYIRESGLNLDIDPAASVITQQQEDDFWDDIKNAAEFGRFREMATHYGNAELQKAAAFLDGDKDFAAAVAKWKSDKLAEFAKKTADLHASSGRTWQEMLGWAEDNGMINTTQPKVFDILSEEWHDVATYWAGLVLGTATPGTPGDNLNNLIAALNAGTVSEHDFYMEIRDGKSVSSARNVSPVINMSLSTWRGTRSSRILAATKSFGDAMTDEELRMRKTLLTFCALSWGMWDIMKRKRGLLSFSDMINHAREAISTGGIKRKFRHILVDEFQDTDPLQYKMITSLQLEDTSLFAVGDPKQSIYRFRHADPSLFAETIKESNRAVKLDTSFRTRSGLLAEINALFSAIWINGLGKSPLMSSLSYSMLNHVSRAYGDMPTFTLILAEDTRDTLEESRKNLADELAKEIYGWVHNKFTVWDKKARIVREVKYSDFAILTPSRSVFPILEEALSRFGIKSIRDKSTGFFTRGEISDVVCLMRAASGMNDDFAVAGWLMSPFSGVSEEDAVACLTLADEDTRPIELIRTRLPEAYSRLEYYALVGEVEGAAGLLALFDRDRSWLSCYPEDERMRVLRNVRLAVNIARDFQRTGTASLNACASWLTRSVSSEADYEEPAWHDDNEDAVRLGSVHSAKGLEYPVAVVFDQRVRKRPDNDSLRPSRELGLVFTDYPDEVKDGKDIKPKLVAWESVLSEQGEDEEQTRLFYVAATRAQDSLVFCGLIDAKTETPHRHTWTKLLKDHTDDGIQAIPADGLEDWEIPAKNQEGNGEAPRPVNTVKAVTPLRQISASSFSLFEWCPFAWRRSYRQGLSLSWESPSEKAEDYDDGYVGGAELGSLAHWVLARWPKGDDFAAQLQHLLYDQEALTQIPASLRGVWRNGDKKALGEWLMKFAESPLGITVRTQNVERERSFRLRLNDSTALAGAIDAVWGDSIADYKITSIDNTPPGLYESQLDFYAFVRHLQTGAECVNTSIAFLREGEVKERAITGFEGIRARIEGAAEICGSGPYTPNHGHCGMCPFKKGCVKCNAGA; from the coding sequence ATGACATTCACGCTGCCGCCCGGCACCCCGAAGGGTCAGGCTGAGGCAATAACAGCAAATTACCCGACAATAACCGTCGAAGCAGGAGCAGGGACAGGCAAGACATGGGTTCTCACGGAACGCTACCTCCGGCTTCTGCAGGAGGATGACACTCTTCTGCCCCGGGACATTCTCACGCTGACCTACACAGAGGCCGCCGCCGCAGAGATGAAGTCCCGCATAACATCCCGCATAGAGGAAGCACTAGACGACTTCGAGACACCCGAGAGGCGCAAAGCTATCCTCGACGGGCTCGCTGACTTGTGGATCTCAACGATACATTCTTTCGCCGCAAGGTACATCCGGGAGTCCGGCCTCAACCTCGACATTGACCCGGCAGCGTCGGTCATCACACAGCAGCAGGAAGACGACTTCTGGGACGACATCAAGAATGCCGCAGAGTTCGGCAGGTTCAGGGAGATGGCGACACATTACGGCAATGCGGAGCTCCAGAAAGCGGCGGCGTTTCTCGACGGCGACAAGGATTTTGCTGCGGCTGTGGCCAAGTGGAAGTCGGACAAGCTCGCGGAGTTCGCGAAGAAGACAGCAGACCTTCATGCGTCTTCCGGCAGGACGTGGCAGGAGATGCTGGGCTGGGCAGAGGACAACGGCATGATCAACACCACACAGCCTAAGGTGTTCGACATACTCTCCGAAGAATGGCATGATGTCGCAACCTACTGGGCAGGCCTAGTTCTCGGGACTGCCACACCGGGCACGCCCGGCGACAACCTCAACAATCTGATTGCTGCCCTCAATGCTGGTACAGTGAGTGAGCATGACTTCTACATGGAGATAAGGGACGGCAAAAGCGTTTCCAGCGCAAGGAACGTAAGCCCTGTCATCAACATGAGCCTGAGCACGTGGAGGGGTACGCGTTCATCAAGGATTCTCGCGGCAACCAAGAGCTTCGGCGATGCCATGACAGACGAAGAGCTCAGGATGCGCAAAACTCTGCTGACGTTCTGTGCTCTCTCGTGGGGAATGTGGGACATCATGAAGCGCAAACGCGGCCTCCTATCTTTCTCCGACATGATTAATCACGCACGCGAGGCCATCAGTACCGGCGGCATAAAGCGAAAGTTCCGACATATTCTGGTGGATGAGTTCCAAGACACTGACCCTCTGCAGTACAAGATGATAACCTCGCTTCAGCTTGAAGATACGAGCCTCTTCGCCGTAGGAGACCCCAAGCAGTCAATATACAGGTTCAGGCACGCAGACCCGTCGCTTTTTGCCGAGACGATAAAGGAATCGAACCGCGCCGTCAAACTAGATACGAGCTTCAGGACAAGAAGTGGACTGCTGGCGGAGATTAACGCTCTCTTTTCGGCAATATGGATTAACGGTCTGGGCAAGTCTCCGCTGATGAGCAGCCTCAGCTACAGCATGCTTAATCACGTGAGCAGGGCTTACGGGGACATGCCGACATTCACGCTGATTCTCGCCGAAGACACCAGAGACACACTCGAGGAGAGCAGGAAGAACCTTGCCGACGAACTAGCGAAGGAGATTTACGGGTGGGTACACAACAAGTTCACTGTCTGGGACAAGAAAGCGAGGATAGTACGCGAGGTGAAGTACTCTGACTTCGCGATACTGACACCGTCGCGCTCGGTGTTCCCAATCCTCGAGGAAGCTCTGAGCCGCTTCGGGATAAAGTCCATCCGCGACAAGAGCACCGGCTTTTTCACCAGAGGCGAGATAAGCGACGTTGTGTGCCTTATGCGTGCGGCCTCCGGCATGAACGATGATTTTGCGGTCGCTGGCTGGCTTATGTCTCCGTTCTCGGGAGTCAGCGAGGAGGACGCTGTAGCCTGTCTCACGCTTGCGGACGAAGACACGCGCCCCATAGAGCTTATACGCACGAGGCTTCCTGAGGCTTATTCGCGGCTCGAGTACTATGCTCTTGTCGGTGAAGTCGAGGGAGCTGCGGGACTGCTCGCACTCTTTGACCGCGACAGGTCGTGGCTGTCGTGTTACCCTGAGGACGAGAGGATGAGGGTACTGCGGAACGTTAGGCTTGCGGTGAACATTGCGCGCGACTTCCAGCGGACAGGAACTGCGAGCCTCAATGCGTGCGCTTCGTGGCTGACGCGTTCGGTGAGCAGCGAGGCAGACTACGAGGAGCCGGCGTGGCACGACGACAACGAGGACGCTGTACGTCTGGGTTCGGTGCATTCGGCGAAGGGTCTCGAGTACCCTGTTGCTGTGGTGTTCGACCAGAGGGTGAGGAAGAGGCCGGACAATGACTCGCTGAGGCCGTCGCGTGAGCTTGGCCTAGTCTTCACTGATTACCCCGACGAAGTCAAGGACGGCAAGGACATCAAGCCGAAACTTGTCGCTTGGGAGTCCGTTCTCTCAGAGCAGGGGGAAGACGAGGAGCAGACGAGGCTGTTCTACGTTGCCGCGACGAGGGCACAGGACAGCTTGGTGTTCTGCGGGCTGATTGATGCAAAGACAGAAACTCCGCACAGGCACACGTGGACAAAGCTCCTTAAGGATCACACAGATGATGGCATTCAGGCAATCCCTGCTGACGGTCTGGAGGACTGGGAGATTCCGGCCAAGAATCAGGAAGGGAACGGAGAAGCTCCGCGTCCCGTGAACACCGTCAAGGCAGTTACACCGTTACGGCAGATTTCGGCGAGCTCGTTCTCGCTGTTCGAGTGGTGTCCGTTCGCGTGGAGGAGGAGCTACAGGCAGGGGCTCAGCCTGTCGTGGGAGTCTCCGTCAGAGAAGGCAGAGGATTATGATGATGGTTACGTCGGAGGAGCGGAACTCGGAAGCCTCGCGCACTGGGTATTAGCACGATGGCCGAAAGGCGACGACTTCGCGGCACAGTTACAGCACCTGCTCTACGACCAAGAAGCCCTCACGCAGATACCGGCATCACTGCGCGGTGTATGGCGGAACGGCGACAAGAAGGCTCTCGGTGAATGGCTCATGAAGTTTGCGGAAAGCCCGCTGGGAATCACCGTAAGGACTCAGAACGTAGAGCGTGAACGGTCATTCCGCCTGAGGCTCAACGATTCGACAGCTCTTGCCGGAGCAATCGACGCGGTATGGGGCGACAGCATAGCGGACTACAAGATTACGAGCATAGACAACACCCCTCCAGGACTGTACGAATCACAGCTGGACTTCTATGCGTTCGTCAGACACCTTCAGACCGGAGCAGAGTGCGTGAACACATCAATAGCTTTCCTCAGAGAAGGCGAGGTCAAGGAGAGAGCCATAACCGGCTTTGAGGGTATCCGCGCCAGAATCGAGGGGGCGGCAGAAATCTGCGGTTCAGGACCGTACACACCAAATCACGGACACTGCGGAATGTGCCCGTTCAAGAAAGGATGCGTGAAATGCAATGCAGGAGCTTAA
- a CDS encoding 4Fe-4S binding protein, which yields MAKAVVDQDVCVGCESCVGACPVGAIAINDGKAAVDAGACVECGTCVGTCPVSAISQ from the coding sequence ATGGCAAAGGCAGTAGTAGATCAGGATGTATGTGTAGGATGCGAGTCGTGCGTAGGAGCTTGCCCGGTAGGAGCAATCGCCATTAATGACGGCAAGGCAGCAGTAGACGCAGGCGCGTGCGTGGAGTGCGGAACTTGTGTAGGGACTTGTCCCGTGAGCGCAATCTCCCAATAA
- a CDS encoding ABC-F family ATP-binding cassette domain-containing protein — protein sequence MIDIKNLSLSFGEQVIFRGLNLQIPDTARFGIVGANGAGKTTLLRVIMGTQDYDGGTVERSRGLTVGWLPQDLVELEAVPLMDYLKNRAGVAGVEAKLRAVEEKLSLSTENHSSLLDEHSRLERRFEQLGGFAFEAMAMKVLHGLGFRKNDAGKNCADFSGGWKMRIAMAALLLSAPDVLLLDEPTNHLDTESMEWLEGWLRTHKGAVVSVSHDVRFLENTAEAIADLERGVITLYPYSYDEYLAAKEQSRELLQKAYTQQQAKIARIESFVNRFRYKATKAAQVQSRIKQLEKIERIELAQGSKSVHLTIPEAPASGREVLKARDLAKTYGELQVFDGVTFTLTRGERVALVGVNGAGKSTLLRLLSMTEDPTHGSVELGHNVRAAYYSQESAQNIDYTRTVWEEARAVPSKLNDVERRNLLGAFLFSGDDIHKSASVLSGGEKARLALYKLMLEETNFLILDEPTNHLDQTTREIVERALLKYQGTLLIVSHDRHFLDALAERVLEIRDGHLYDYPGNYSWFLEKREETLIQEQPDTAKPQPRRKAKPDAESLREIREAKKRVAQLERQIAESEARLTEIDGALCEPETLKDSGKVQALMIERDNLDRTIKDLYSAWEEESMKLETLNKVVCPNSGNFPMPVL from the coding sequence GAACCTGCAGATTCCCGACACGGCACGCTTCGGCATCGTCGGGGCAAACGGTGCGGGCAAAACCACGCTTCTGCGCGTAATCATGGGCACTCAGGACTACGACGGCGGAACTGTCGAACGTTCGCGCGGCCTCACTGTCGGCTGGCTTCCTCAAGACCTCGTGGAACTCGAGGCTGTCCCGCTCATGGACTACCTCAAGAACAGAGCAGGTGTCGCAGGTGTTGAAGCCAAACTCCGTGCCGTTGAGGAGAAACTCTCCCTCTCGACAGAGAATCACTCCTCGCTTCTCGACGAACATTCGCGCCTTGAACGCAGGTTCGAGCAGCTAGGGGGATTTGCGTTCGAGGCGATGGCGATGAAGGTTCTTCACGGTCTGGGCTTCAGGAAGAACGACGCAGGGAAGAACTGTGCTGACTTTTCCGGCGGATGGAAGATGCGCATTGCGATGGCGGCACTGCTGCTCTCTGCGCCTGATGTGTTACTGCTTGACGAGCCCACAAACCACCTCGACACCGAATCTATGGAGTGGCTTGAAGGCTGGCTGAGGACTCACAAAGGAGCTGTTGTGTCTGTGTCGCATGACGTTAGATTCCTCGAGAACACAGCAGAAGCCATCGCTGACCTTGAACGCGGGGTGATTACACTGTACCCGTACAGTTATGATGAATATCTTGCGGCGAAGGAACAGAGCCGTGAACTTCTGCAGAAAGCCTACACCCAGCAGCAGGCCAAGATTGCGCGGATAGAGTCATTCGTAAACCGTTTCAGGTACAAGGCGACGAAGGCCGCGCAGGTTCAGAGCCGGATAAAGCAGCTCGAGAAGATCGAGCGCATCGAGCTGGCGCAGGGCAGCAAGTCAGTGCACCTGACAATTCCCGAAGCACCAGCCAGCGGGCGGGAAGTCCTCAAAGCGCGGGACTTGGCCAAGACGTACGGGGAACTTCAGGTGTTCGACGGAGTAACCTTCACGCTCACGAGGGGTGAACGCGTTGCCCTCGTCGGTGTGAACGGAGCAGGGAAGTCCACGCTTCTGCGTCTTCTAAGCATGACCGAAGACCCCACGCACGGGAGCGTAGAACTTGGCCACAACGTCAGAGCCGCCTACTACTCGCAGGAAAGCGCGCAGAACATCGACTACACCCGCACGGTCTGGGAGGAAGCCCGCGCAGTCCCCTCGAAGCTCAATGACGTGGAGAGACGTAACCTGCTCGGTGCGTTTCTGTTCAGCGGCGACGACATCCACAAGAGCGCAAGTGTTTTGTCCGGCGGCGAGAAGGCACGTCTTGCACTCTACAAGCTCATGCTTGAGGAGACTAACTTCCTGATTCTCGACGAGCCTACTAACCACCTCGACCAGACTACGCGCGAAATCGTTGAACGTGCACTCCTGAAGTATCAGGGTACGTTATTGATTGTGTCGCACGACCGGCACTTCCTCGATGCTCTGGCAGAAAGAGTGCTGGAGATTCGGGACGGACACCTCTACGACTATCCGGGAAATTACTCGTGGTTTCTCGAGAAGAGAGAGGAGACGCTCATTCAGGAACAACCCGATACCGCCAAGCCTCAGCCGCGACGCAAAGCCAAGCCTGATGCTGAGAGTTTGCGGGAGATTCGTGAGGCCAAGAAGAGAGTTGCTCAGCTCGAACGACAGATAGCGGAGAGCGAGGCACGATTAACCGAGATTGACGGTGCGCTGTGCGAGCCGGAGACGCTGAAGGATTCGGGGAAAGTTCAGGCGTTGATGATTGAGCGCGATAACCTTGACAGAACGATAAAGGATTTATATTCTGCGTGGGAGGAAGAGAGCATGAAGCTAGAAACCTTGAATAAGGTTGTCTGCCCAAACAGCGGAAATTTCCCCATGCCTGTGTTATAA